A region from the Aegilops tauschii subsp. strangulata cultivar AL8/78 chromosome 5, Aet v6.0, whole genome shotgun sequence genome encodes:
- the LOC109772324 gene encoding uncharacterized protein yields the protein MPSRPVVPARPPLLRAACLLCMSARQSRHLLDPLLRAACVLNDALFCWMSMRSCYFSSPFLCGISRAAWRHAVAGTPSLSGSHNLCHLPLRPPVPLIALGLAERFFSSSSSKSKRPTKKSAAKKGAPTDSAAGGHPFYVVRKGHVIGIYKNLADCQAQVSNSVCDPSVTVYKGCSLRKETEEYLAKRGLKNALYSINAADARDELFDGLAPCPFQQPDGTATSSTPKRSQEKETGQHPKAAEQEPLPDSHLSCILEFDGACKGNPGKSGAGVIIRRPDGSVIAQLREGLGVATCNAAEYRALLLGLRYAANKGFKYVRAQGDSKLVCNQVQDLWRVRNDNMADLCKKAKELKRKFLQFQINHALRKFNADADAQANFAVELPVGEVQEQSNFPC from the coding sequence ATGCCCTCACGCCCAGTAGTCCCCGCTCGGCCTCCGCTCCTCCGCGCGGCCTGTCTCCTGTGCATGTCCGCTCGCCAAAGCCGCCACCTGCTTGACCCGCTCCTCCGCGCGGCCTGTGTCCTGAACGACGCCCTCTTTTGCTGGATGTCGATGAGGAGTTGCTATTTTTCTTCTCCTTTCCTCTGTGGGATCTCTAGAGCGGCGTGGAGGCACGCGGTGGCCGGCACTCCGAGCCTGAGCGGGAGCCACAACCTGTGCCACTTGCCCCTCCGGCCTCCCGTGCCGCTCATTGCTCTTGGCCTTGCCGAGCgcttcttctcttcctcctcaTCCAAATCCAAGCGCCCCACCAAGAAATCTGCCGCAAAGAAGGGCGCGCCGACGGACTCTGCCGCCGGCGGCCACCCGTTCTATGTCGTCCGCAAGGGGCACGTCATCGGCATCTACAAGAACCTCGCCGACTGTCAAGCTCAAGTCAGCAATTCGGTCTGCGATCCTTCCGTGACCGTGTACAAAGGCTGCTCTCTGCGCAAAGAAACCGAGGAGTATCTCGCAAAGCGCGGGCTCAAGAATGCTCTGTATTCCATCAATGCAGCAGATGCAAGAGATGAGTTGTTTGATGGTCTGGCTCCCTGCCCTTTCCAGCAACCTGATGGAACTGCAACCTCTTCTACTCCGAAAAGGTCACAGGAGAAGGAAACAGGACAGCATCCCAAAGCCGCTGAACAGGAGCCATTACCTGATAGTCATCTGTCCTGCATTCTTGAATTCGATGGTGCTTGCAAAGGGAACCCTGGGAAATCAGGCGCCGGCGTGATAATAAGGCGACCGGACGGGTCCGTGATCGCTCAACTACGCGAGGGTTTGGGTGTTGCGACGTGTAACGCTGCTGAATATCGTGCATTGCTCCTGGGGTTGAGATATGCTGCCAACAAGGGATTCAAGTATGTCCGTGCTCAAGGCGATTCTAAGCTCGTCTGTAACCAGGTCCAGGATCTCTGGCGTGTTAGGAACGATAATATGGCAGACTTGTGCAAGAAAGCTAAGGAACTCAAGCGGAAGTTTCTTCAGTTTCAAATCAACCATGCTTTGAGGAAATTTAATGCAGATGCTGATGCCCAAGCTAACTTTGCTGTTGAACTTCCTGTTGGTGAAGTTCAAGAGCAGTCAAACTTCCCATGCTAG
- the LOC109772276 gene encoding F-box/kelch-repeat protein At5g42350 produces the protein MSGAAALRRSGSNSLSALLRAEDDDTGALAATKRRDGGGRRGRRSCLRLPLGGAGGCRVCACDEVDPAPRRRAPADVDGDGDAEVAADGEDQRVPAALQCFSWKKGPAAAVRIGRALRVQDDAVAEDAAPSLTALPDDVLEMVLSRLPLASLLAARCVCRRWRDLTVAPQLLRLRREGPRAATTPWLFLFGVEADGGWGASAAATAVHALDVAARRWRRVGAAPLKGRFLFSVAGVSDELYVVGGRSGGSSAGSVKTKTHKGVMVFSPLTGAWRKTSPMRAARSRPVLGVFEMSASRSIGHARAEKHVRRANAGGKFRLGGTSAVYEDPHRLSLRRLRLRDVLNEDTDSTVPAHGHGKAAKQQKQPAQARQALIAVGGRGPWDEPLVSGEIYDPVTDKWAEIAGFPTDVGLACSGAVCGDTFYVYCESDTLVAYHLDAGSWSVVQTSRPPPRLRDYTPALVCCASRLFMLCVSWCDPANRRDKVVRKVFELNLGSTPLLQWIEASAHPDAPMDSNAVFAAGQDRIYSVEMFRIFGKVLDFATACRVSGGEQSWSRIGRENAAAEADAMSCRLKSMAMLLL, from the coding sequence ATGTCTGGAGCGGCCGCGCTGCGGAGATCCGGCAGCAACAGCCTCTCCGCCCTGCTGCGCGCCGAGGACGACGACACCGGCGCCCTGGCCGCCACCAAGCGGCGTGACGGAGGGGGGCGCCGAGGGAGGAGGAGCTGCCTCCGCCTGCCCctcggcggcgccggcggctgcCGCGTCTGCGCCTGCGACGAGGTCGACCCCGCCCCGCGCCGTCGCGCGCCAGCGGACGTGGACGGGGACGGCGATGCGGAGGTGGCTGCTGACGGGGAGGACCAGCGTGTCCCCGCCGCGCTCCAGTGCTTCTCCTGGAAGAAGGGCCCCGCGGCCGCCGTGCGCATCGGCCGGGCATTGCGGGTCCAGGATGATGCGGTGGCGGAGGATGCGGCGCCGTCCCTCACGGCGCTCCCGGACGACGTGCTGGAGATGGTGCTGAGCCGCCTGCCGCTGGCCTCGCTCCTGGCCGCGCGCTGCGTGTGCCGGCGGTGGAGGGACCTCACCGTCGCGCCGCAGCTGCTGCGGCTGCGCCGCGAGGGGCCGCGCGCGGCCACGACGCCCTGGCTGTTCCTGTTCGGGGTCGAGGCGGACGGTGGCTGGGGCGCGTCGGCTGCCGCCACGGCCGTGCACGCGCTCGACGTGGCCGCGCGCCGGTGGCGCCGGGTCGGGGCGGCCCCGCTCAAAGGCAGGTTCTTGTTCTCCGTAGCCGGCGTCAGCGACGAGCTCTACGTTGTCGGCGGCCGCTCCGGGGGGTCGAGCGCTGGCTCCGTCAAGACCAAGACCCACAAGGGAGTCATGGTGTTCAGCCCTCTCACCGGCGCGTGGCGGAAGACCTCCCCGATGCGGGCGGCGCGGTCACGGCCGGTGCTGGGGGTGTTCGAGATGTCTGCCAGTCGCAGCATTGGCCACGCCCGCGCTGAGAAGCATGTCCGGCGCGCCAACGCCGGTGGCAAGTTCCGGCTGGGAGGCACCTCCGCCGTGTACGAGGACCCGCACCGGCTCTCGctccggcggctccgtctcaGGGATGTACTGAACGAGGACACCGATTCCACTGTCCCAGCTCATGGTCACGGCAAGGCTGCCAAGCAACAGAAGCAGCCAGCTCAGGCAAGGCAAGCCCTGATCGCTGTGGGTGGCCGAGGGCCATGGGACGAGCCCCTGGTGTCCGGCGAAATATACGATCCGGTGACCGACAAATGGGCCGAGATCGCCGGGTTCCCCACCGACGTCGGCCTGGCGTGCTCCGGCGCCGTCTGCGGCGACACGTTCTATGTCTACTGCGAGTCCGACACACTTGTCGCCTACCATCTCGACGCCGGCTCATGGTCCGTCGTCCAGACGTCCCGCCCACCGCCGCGGCTCCGGGACTACACGCCGGCGCTGGTCTGCTGCGCGTCCCGGCTGTTCATGCTCTGCGTCTCATGGTGCGACCCGGCGAACCGGAGGGACAAGGTGGTGCGCAAGGTGTTCGAGCTGAACCTCGGCTCGACACCGCTGCTCCAGTGGATCGAGGCGTCGGCGCACCCGGACGCGCCCATGGATTCCAACGCGGTGTTCGCCGCCGGCCAGGACAGGATCTACTCCGTGGAGATGTTCAGGATCTTCGGCAAGGTCCTCGATTTTGCCACGGCTTGCCGTGTCTCCGGCGGCGAGCAGAGCTGGAGCCGCATCGGCCGGGAGAACGCGGCCGCGGAGGCCGACGCCATGTCCTGCCGGCTGAAATCCATGGCCATGCTGCTCCTCTGA